Part of the Streptosporangiales bacterium genome is shown below.
AGGCGACCGACACCACCGCAGGGAGCAAGACGTTCACCAACGGCAGCGGCTCCACGCTCTCGGGTAACACCGCGAGCAGCCCGCTCTCCGGGACCGCGGAGGCGTTCGGCGGCGGCGTCGGGGCGATCGGTGACGCGTCCGGGACGGCCACGGAGACCAAGGACGTGGAGTCCGGTGGGTACAACGGCACGCTGGGCAACGACTCCTTGGCGTCCGGCAACCTGGCGCAGACGCCGCTCGCGGTTCCAGGTGAGGTCTTCGGCGTCGGTGCGGGCGGCATCGGCAGCGGCGTCGGCTCGGCGACCGAGACGAAGAACGTCGAGGCCGGTGGCACCGGCAACACCGACGACGACAACGGCACCATCAGCTCGAACCTGGCGGCGGTGCCGGTGGCACTGCCCGCCCAGGCGTTCGGGATCGGCGCCGGCGGCGTCGGCACCGGGATCGGCGCGGCGGACGCGGACACCACCACGACCGCCGGGCACGACTACAAGGCCACCGGTGTGCTGGGCACCATCGCCGGCAACATCGCGCAGGCTCCGGTTTCGTTCCCAGCCCAGGTGCACGGCCTCGGCGGCAGTGCGATCGGTGACGGGTACGGCTTCTCGACCAACCTCACCGAGGCGACCGCCGGTGGCAACAACCTCAGCGACGGCCGTGGTGGCGCGCTGACCGGCAACGTCGTGCACACCCCGTCGGCGGGTACCGGCAACGTGTTCGGGCTGGCCGCGAGCGGGCTCGGCGAGTCGTCGGCCGACGTGTTGAACGGCGTCAGCAGCACTGCTGGCGGCGAGACCACCAGCGCTGGCGACGAGGGCACCCTGGCCGGCAACGTCGTGGGCGCGGAGACGCTGCCCATCGCGCAGGCGGCGAACGCGGCGGCGACCGCGTTGGCGGAATCGTCCGCGTACGGCATCGACTTCACCGACGCCACCTCCGGCGGTGACATCACCAGCTCCGGCGCGACCGGCACGCTGGCCGGGTACGTCCTCGACGTCCCGACCGTCACCCCGGCCCGGGCATTCGACGACACGGCTTCCGTGCTCGGCGGCTCGTACTCCGGCGGGCACAACCAGCTCGCCGGGAACTCGGGCGGCACGGTCGTCACCGACGCCGGTGGCATCGGCCAGCTGCCGCTCGCCCCGTCGGCGCAGGTCTACGACCTGCAGGCGGGCATCCTCGGTGAGGCAGTGGCCACGGCCACGGAGTTCACCGAGCTGAACGTCGGCGAGCACCCACTGTCGCTTGACGCACCGGTCGACCTGTCCTGACCGACCGCATCACACAACGGCCGAGTGCCCGGGGCTGCCAGCCCCGGGCACTCGGCCGTTCCTCGTGCAATACGCCGGGCGCTCCGGCCATGGTGCAGTCGTGGTGCTGGCTGCCGGCCGTGGTGGCGTTGTTGTCGGGCGCCCGGGGGGTCCGGCCGGGCGTTGGGTCGTTGTGGTGCGTTCGTCGGCCGGTCCGGTCGCGCTGGATGCCGGCTCCTGGGCCGTCCATCAGGCGACCCCCAGCGTTCGTTGGTCCGCTAGGCCGCCGCTGCGGTGCCGTGTGTCAGGCCGCCCGGAACGCGTCCGCCGCGTGCTGGATGCCGGCTCCTGGGCCGTCCACCAGTCGGCGTCGCCGATGTCGTCGTGGTCGCGGCCGGGCTGGCCGTCGATCGTCTCCCGGACGATGTCCGCGTGGCCGGCGTGCTGGGCGGTCTCGGCCACCACCCGGACGAGGAGCGCGCCGAGCGTCGTATCCCGCCGCTTCTCCGGCCACCACGACACCTGGGCGGGCGCCGCGAGTCCGAGCTGGTCGACGGACTCGTCCGAATGGCGCCAGGCCGTCTCGTACAGCTCGACCAGGTAGGTACGCGACTCGTCCGCGGTCGCCCACATGTCCGCGCTCTCCCAGATCGAGCCGTCCTCGACCCACGGCAGGCGTACCGGCGCCGGCCGGCCGACACAGTCGCCCAGGTAGCCGAGCTCCACCCCGGCCAGGTGCTTGACCAGCCCGAGCAGGTTGGTGCC
Proteins encoded:
- a CDS encoding DUF664 domain-containing protein, yielding MLASELKRYLQQARDGLLAKLDGLSEYDARRPLTPTGTNLLGLVKHLAGVELGYLGDCVGRPAPVRLPWVEDGSIWESADMWATADESRTYLVELYETAWRHSDESVDQLGLAAPAQVSWWPEKRRDTTLGALLVRVVAETAQHAGHADIVRETIDGQPGRDHDDIGDADWWTAQEPASSTRRTRSGRPDTRHRSGGLADQRTLGVA